A single window of Caldimicrobium thiodismutans DNA harbors:
- a CDS encoding ATP-binding protein has translation MSKILVSGKGGVGKSFFCVALAKAFERENFKVLLIDADESNQSLYRLLGFEAPVLSYMDYLGGKKVFKERLRKAFQSGTKEPQIEISNENIQGISALPKEILLQRGNIFLLSVGKIKEPLEGCACPMGVLGRELLERFKPLQGEVVIIDTEAGLEHFGRGLEKGVDKIIALSEPYLDALEVAQKILEFAQSMGKPAYLILNKVPEEMKENLSSFLLEWGLNPLLILPWKKEIYLNSLYGKSYEEESILLKLQKIIPEIL, from the coding sequence GTGTCTAAAATACTTGTCTCAGGAAAAGGAGGAGTGGGAAAAAGTTTCTTTTGTGTAGCCCTTGCCAAAGCCTTTGAAAGAGAGAATTTCAAGGTGCTTCTTATTGATGCCGATGAGAGCAATCAAAGTCTTTACAGACTTCTTGGTTTTGAAGCGCCCGTTCTTTCTTATATGGATTATCTTGGAGGAAAGAAGGTCTTTAAAGAGAGACTTCGTAAGGCTTTTCAGAGTGGAACCAAAGAGCCTCAAATTGAGATTTCAAATGAAAATATTCAGGGGATTTCTGCCCTCCCTAAGGAGATTCTTTTACAGAGAGGAAATATCTTTTTGCTTTCTGTAGGGAAAATAAAAGAGCCTCTTGAGGGATGTGCCTGTCCTATGGGGGTTCTCGGAAGGGAACTTTTAGAGAGATTTAAACCTCTTCAAGGAGAAGTTGTTATAATTGATACTGAAGCTGGTCTTGAGCACTTTGGAAGAGGCCTTGAAAAAGGGGTTGATAAAATTATTGCCCTTTCAGAACCCTATCTTGATGCCCTTGAGGTAGCCCAAAAAATTTTAGAATTTGCCCAGAGTATGGGAAAGCCTGCCTATCTCATTCTAAACAAAGTTCCTGAAGAAATGAAAGAAAACCTCTCTTCTTTCCTTCTTGAATGGGGTCTTAATCCCCTTTTAATTTTGCCCTGGAAAAAGGAGATCTATCTAAACTCCCTTTATGGAAAAAGCTATGAAGAAGAAAGTATTCTTCTAAAATTACAAAAAATTATTCCAGAAATTCTTTAG
- a CDS encoding iron ABC transporter substrate-binding protein, with protein MRIKRVFMGMMLFFFFWVSLGLAEEFQIIKDQFGREVKIPKKIERVVAINGALRYVVYLQAMEKVVGVEAVEKRGLMKGLIASGKPYWSAIKDRVKDLPEIGEGGPGKYPDVEKLLKVKPDLIIALEPDMADSLMKNTGIPVVVIKHAGTSGFDVEENKETFLFLGRLLGKSERAKSLCALIDSYLSDLKKRGGTEQKFSVYVGAISARGPHGITSTQAKYPPFSFLGIKTPVDTLKEEGHLFIDKERLLLMDPDYIFIDTGGLSIVSEDYKKNPSFYEALKAIKNKKVYTLYPSNFYRTNVEVIFANAYFIGKVLFPEKFKDIDPHVKAREIIKNFVGKDVYEELKRNYPGFKQLKFEGGSLIFN; from the coding sequence ATGAGGATAAAAAGGGTTTTTATGGGAATGATGCTTTTTTTCTTTTTTTGGGTTTCTTTAGGTCTGGCAGAGGAATTTCAAATTATCAAGGATCAATTTGGTAGAGAGGTAAAAATTCCAAAGAAAATAGAAAGAGTTGTTGCTATTAATGGAGCCTTAAGGTATGTGGTGTATTTACAGGCTATGGAGAAGGTAGTTGGAGTTGAGGCAGTTGAAAAGAGAGGCCTTATGAAGGGCCTTATAGCTTCAGGGAAACCATACTGGTCAGCCATAAAAGATAGAGTTAAGGATCTTCCTGAAATTGGAGAGGGAGGACCAGGGAAATATCCTGATGTAGAAAAGTTGTTGAAAGTAAAACCAGATTTAATCATTGCCCTTGAGCCCGATATGGCAGATTCCCTCATGAAGAATACCGGGATTCCCGTTGTGGTTATTAAACATGCTGGAACAAGTGGCTTTGATGTTGAAGAAAATAAGGAAACCTTTCTTTTTCTTGGAAGGCTTCTTGGAAAGAGTGAGAGAGCTAAAAGTTTATGTGCCCTTATAGATAGTTATCTTAGTGACTTAAAAAAGAGAGGGGGAACTGAACAGAAATTTTCTGTTTATGTGGGAGCAATTTCAGCAAGGGGTCCACATGGAATCACAAGCACCCAAGCAAAGTATCCACCCTTTAGTTTTCTGGGAATTAAAACTCCTGTAGATACTCTAAAAGAAGAAGGGCATCTTTTCATTGATAAAGAGAGGCTTCTCCTTATGGATCCTGATTATATCTTTATTGACACTGGAGGGCTTTCTATTGTTTCAGAGGACTACAAAAAAAATCCCTCTTTTTATGAGGCTTTAAAGGCCATAAAAAATAAAAAGGTTTATACCCTCTATCCCAGCAATTTTTATAGAACCAATGTGGAAGTAATTTTTGCCAATGCCTATTTTATTGGTAAGGTTCTCTTTCCTGAGAAATTTAAAGATATTGATCCTCATGTCAAGGCAAGAGAAATAATAAAAAATTTTGTGGGAAAGGATGTCTATGAAGAGCTTAAAAGAAACTATCCAGGCTTTAAACAGCTCAAATTTGAAGGAGGAAGCCTCATTTTTAACTGA
- a CDS encoding FecCD family ABC transporter permease produces the protein MKSLKETIQALNSSNLKEEASFLTEPTPLSTLKELYKKTLFKKTLFGIFLLIFLFLAGCISLLVGSGVFNPFTLFFSQGEYSGLIFKLRMVRIGSAIVAGASLGLTGAIMQTVLRNPLASPFTLGISHGAAFGASFAIIVLGAGKFHASITAGLSISSYFLVVLFAFLFAFLGTLLILFLSFVRNLKPEAIILSGVALGSLFTSATMILQYFGEDFQVAATLFWTFGDLGKAGLQELKIMGFFFLILFPFCLFLSWKLNALLWGDEIAQSLGIEVKKLRLISLLISAFLVSVCTSFLGIIGFIGLISPHIVRLLIGNDHRFLLPYSALTGALLLTLSDLLSRIILSPHTLPVGVITTFLGAPLFFILLIRKNRSF, from the coding sequence ATGAAGAGCTTAAAAGAAACTATCCAGGCTTTAAACAGCTCAAATTTGAAGGAGGAAGCCTCATTTTTAACTGAGCCCACTCCTTTAAGCACTTTAAAAGAACTATATAAGAAAACTCTTTTTAAAAAAACCCTTTTTGGTATTTTCCTTCTCATTTTTCTTTTTTTAGCTGGATGTATCTCTTTATTAGTAGGAAGTGGAGTATTTAATCCCTTTACTCTTTTCTTTTCCCAGGGGGAGTATTCAGGCCTTATTTTTAAGTTAAGAATGGTAAGAATTGGTTCAGCCATAGTTGCCGGAGCAAGCCTTGGGCTAACAGGGGCAATTATGCAGACTGTTCTTCGCAATCCCTTAGCTTCACCTTTTACTCTTGGGATCTCCCACGGAGCAGCTTTTGGGGCCTCCTTTGCCATAATTGTCCTTGGAGCAGGAAAATTTCACGCCTCCATTACTGCAGGCCTCAGTATCTCCTCCTATTTCCTGGTAGTCCTTTTTGCCTTTCTTTTTGCCTTTCTTGGAACCCTCCTTATTCTTTTTCTCTCCTTTGTTAGGAATCTTAAACCTGAAGCCATTATTCTCTCTGGAGTTGCCTTAGGAAGCCTTTTTACCTCAGCAACCATGATACTTCAATACTTTGGTGAAGACTTTCAGGTTGCAGCAACTCTCTTCTGGACCTTTGGAGATCTTGGAAAAGCTGGCTTACAGGAGTTAAAAATTATGGGATTTTTCTTCTTAATTCTCTTTCCCTTTTGCCTTTTTCTCAGTTGGAAATTGAATGCCCTTCTCTGGGGAGATGAGATAGCTCAAAGCTTAGGAATTGAAGTAAAAAAGTTGCGTTTAATCAGTCTTTTGATTTCTGCTTTTTTGGTTTCGGTATGCACATCCTTTCTCGGGATAATAGGCTTTATAGGATTAATTTCTCCTCATATAGTGAGACTTCTTATTGGGAATGATCATCGCTTTCTCCTTCCTTATTCTGCCTTAACAGGAGCTCTACTTCTTACCCTTTCTGATCTCCTTTCTCGCATAATTCTCTCTCCCCATACACTTCCTGTTGGAGTCATTACCACCTTCCTTGGAGCACCTCTTTTCTTTATCCTTTTGATAAGAAAAAACCGGAGCTTTTGA
- a CDS encoding ABC transporter ATP-binding protein translates to MIEVKNLRVFLKKREILKNLSCFFQNNRLYALLGPNGAGKTTFLKTLCGIQSYREGEILIMGRSLKTLSSTERAKIMAYLPQRLNLPPNFSVFESILLGRIPHFFFEPKEEDLNKVEEVIELLNINDFVKRSVRELSGGEFQKVLIGRALAQEPKILLLDEPVNHLDPKNQIEIMELLQKIISIKNILVIMVLHDLNLALRFADNFLFLKDGKLLYEGDSESIDENLLRETFEISGIFLHIENRKFFLIAP, encoded by the coding sequence GTGATAGAGGTTAAAAATTTAAGGGTTTTTTTGAAAAAAAGGGAGATTCTTAAGAATTTAAGTTGTTTCTTTCAGAATAACAGGCTCTATGCCCTTCTTGGACCAAATGGTGCAGGAAAAACTACTTTTTTAAAAACCCTTTGCGGAATTCAATCCTACAGAGAGGGCGAAATTCTAATTATGGGAAGGTCCCTGAAAACCCTTTCTTCCACAGAGCGAGCAAAAATTATGGCTTACCTTCCTCAAAGACTAAATCTACCTCCCAATTTCTCTGTGTTTGAATCAATTCTTCTTGGAAGGATACCCCACTTCTTCTTTGAACCCAAAGAGGAGGATTTAAATAAAGTTGAAGAAGTTATAGAGCTTTTAAACATTAATGATTTTGTAAAAAGAAGTGTTAGAGAACTTAGCGGAGGAGAATTTCAAAAGGTCTTAATTGGAAGAGCCCTTGCCCAGGAACCCAAAATCCTCCTTCTTGACGAACCAGTAAATCATTTAGATCCAAAAAATCAAATAGAAATCATGGAACTATTACAAAAAATAATATCTATTAAAAATATACTTGTTATAATGGTGCTTCACGATCTCAATCTTGCTTTAAGATTTGCTGATAATTTTCTTTTCCTTAAAGATGGAAAACTCCTTTATGAAGGGGACAGTGAATCTATTGATGAAAACTTATTAAGGGAGACCTTTGAAATCTCGGGTATCTTTCTTCATATTGAAAATAGGAAATTCTTTCTTATAGCCCCTTAA
- a CDS encoding HEPN domain-containing protein — MKRRNEFMFFTMPERSKDWLNQALKDLEHAKLSLEHKNYEWACFASHQEVIAKETLWVI, encoded by the coding sequence TTGAAGAGAAGAAATGAGTTTATGTTTTTTACCATGCCAGAGAGAAGTAAAGACTGGTTAAATCAAGCTTTAAAAGATTTGGAGCATGCTAAGCTCTCCTTAGAGCATAAAAATTATGAATGGGCCTGTTTTGCATCCCATCAAGAAGTAATTGCAAAAGAAACCCTTTGGGTGATATAG
- a CDS encoding TonB-dependent receptor plug domain-containing protein, which translates to MKKGYLISFAVLGSIANLIVAGHGFSEEVKKEEVKKAEELPEVVVTATRTEIPVEASPASVNVVTKEKIELKKPKTIDEALNDISGVMIRRGKGLMDTLASIQLRGFGEQKRSLILLDGIPLNNAYTGGVKLGGFFPEDLERVEVVKGPFSSLWGGYAMGGVVNFLTKMPEKREITIKAGYGSSFDRGDAMDDLKRVYVSYGDKMGKFSFFLSYGRHDTNGYPTDFNIRPGGEYKSIDPPPNYLSGWRITQDRYGNLQYLIGDKGDNRWWDDGITIKAQYEFDKNTRLRLTYLRNRYEYNYDEPHTYLRDASGNLVFNDDTWKYTTIDNRKFKMVSEYTYLPGAGGRVQNIWGALFETELFKKLKTKLNLSYTTAEKDWYVSVGGGARIEGCPPGTAPEQCGYVTNTPQKAFQGDLQFSVPIFNNQILTFGSAYRWEYADTKEKYLKNWKDETSTVKLKYQSKGKTRTWSVFAQDEIMLTEKITAYLGVRYDNWKTYDGYVNQVGTPGYPKEYPSNTEESFSPKVSLVYKPFEGTLLRGSIGKAFRPPTVYELYRTWTTSRGITYAGNPNLKPETTTSYELGIEQKLWKGAKLSFTYFYNDMEDLIYRKTVNATYQELINVGSAMSQGFEAGLEQKFDFGLRLFVNLTYTDSEIKENKVKPQTEGKRLTYLPLWMGNIGAEFKRGKWSFYVVGRYRDKWYMDDENKDKKSRVYGSYDEYFVVDVRASYQVNKWINFSISGDNIFDRDYYYYYKAPGASWFAELTLKF; encoded by the coding sequence ATGAAAAAGGGATATCTTATAAGTTTTGCAGTTTTAGGATCAATAGCAAATTTGATAGTTGCAGGGCATGGATTTTCTGAGGAGGTTAAGAAAGAGGAAGTAAAGAAGGCTGAAGAACTGCCTGAGGTTGTGGTTACTGCAACAAGAACAGAAATCCCTGTTGAGGCCTCTCCTGCAAGTGTGAATGTAGTAACCAAGGAGAAAATAGAATTAAAAAAGCCAAAGACTATTGATGAGGCCTTAAATGATATTTCTGGGGTGATGATAAGGAGAGGAAAGGGTCTTATGGATACCTTAGCTTCCATTCAACTTAGAGGGTTTGGGGAACAAAAACGCTCTCTTATCTTGTTAGATGGGATCCCCTTAAATAATGCCTATACAGGAGGAGTTAAGTTAGGTGGTTTTTTCCCGGAGGATTTAGAAAGGGTTGAGGTAGTAAAAGGGCCCTTTTCTTCTCTCTGGGGTGGCTATGCTATGGGAGGGGTTGTTAATTTTCTTACTAAAATGCCTGAAAAAAGAGAAATTACCATTAAAGCTGGATATGGCTCCTCCTTTGATAGAGGAGATGCTATGGATGATTTAAAAAGGGTATATGTAAGTTATGGAGATAAAATGGGAAAATTTAGCTTCTTTTTAAGTTATGGAAGGCATGATACCAACGGATATCCTACAGATTTTAATATTAGACCAGGGGGAGAATATAAAAGTATTGACCCGCCACCGAATTATCTTTCTGGATGGCGTATAACTCAAGATAGATATGGTAATCTTCAGTATTTAATTGGGGACAAAGGTGATAATAGATGGTGGGATGATGGTATAACTATCAAGGCTCAATATGAGTTTGATAAAAATACAAGACTTAGGCTAACTTATCTTAGAAATCGCTATGAATATAATTATGATGAACCTCATACTTATTTAAGAGATGCTTCCGGAAATCTAGTTTTTAATGATGACACATGGAAATATACCACCATTGATAATAGAAAATTTAAGATGGTTTCTGAATATACTTATCTTCCTGGCGCAGGTGGAAGGGTTCAGAACATCTGGGGTGCCCTTTTTGAAACAGAATTATTCAAAAAACTTAAAACCAAGTTAAATCTCTCTTACACAACTGCTGAAAAGGATTGGTATGTATCTGTAGGAGGTGGCGCAAGGATTGAAGGGTGCCCTCCTGGAACTGCTCCTGAACAGTGTGGTTATGTCACTAATACTCCTCAAAAAGCCTTTCAGGGAGACCTTCAGTTTAGTGTGCCAATTTTTAATAATCAAATTCTTACCTTTGGTTCTGCTTATAGATGGGAGTATGCAGACACTAAAGAGAAATACTTAAAAAACTGGAAGGATGAAACCTCAACAGTAAAACTTAAGTATCAATCCAAAGGAAAAACAAGAACCTGGTCAGTTTTTGCTCAAGATGAAATTATGTTAACAGAAAAAATAACTGCCTATCTTGGGGTAAGATATGATAACTGGAAGACCTATGATGGTTATGTGAATCAAGTTGGAACGCCAGGTTATCCCAAGGAGTATCCTTCAAACACTGAAGAGTCCTTCTCTCCAAAGGTTTCTCTTGTTTATAAGCCCTTTGAAGGAACCCTTTTAAGAGGGTCCATAGGAAAGGCCTTTAGACCTCCAACAGTTTATGAACTTTATAGAACCTGGACTACCTCAAGGGGTATCACCTATGCGGGAAATCCAAATCTTAAGCCTGAAACTACAACTTCCTATGAACTTGGAATAGAGCAAAAACTCTGGAAGGGTGCCAAATTAAGTTTTACCTATTTTTATAATGATATGGAAGACCTTATTTACAGAAAAACAGTTAATGCAACTTATCAGGAATTAATCAATGTTGGGTCTGCAATGTCACAGGGATTTGAAGCAGGCCTTGAACAGAAATTTGATTTTGGATTAAGGCTCTTTGTCAATCTTACTTATACAGACTCAGAAATTAAAGAAAACAAAGTAAAACCTCAAACTGAAGGGAAAAGGCTTACTTATCTCCCCCTTTGGATGGGAAATATTGGTGCTGAGTTTAAAAGAGGTAAATGGTCTTTCTATGTAGTGGGAAGGTATAGAGATAAATGGTATATGGATGACGAAAATAAAGACAAAAAATCAAGGGTTTATGGCTCTTATGATGAATACTTTGTAGTTGATGTAAGAGCAAGTTATCAGGTAAATAAATGGATAAATTTCTCTATTTCAGGAGATAATATTTTTGATAGAGATTATTATTATTACTACAAAGCACCAGGTGCATCATGGTTTGCAGAACTTACTTTAAAATTCTAA
- a CDS encoding ABC transporter substrate-binding protein, translated as MVCRTYFKILILIIFIFCLTEEGFAKTLSVTDVLGRKVTVKVPVKRAVIAITPELIPALDIWDQVAGVSDWAEKSCSVYQAFVFSGLKVRKPTVGTGSNLNIEAILKLNPDVVITWSYNTKVIEFLESKGVKVIAIWPESIGELYEVIRLHGKLFGKENQAERVIAEMEKMLNFISERAKQIQTNKRKKVLHLGGKPTTVSGRIGITNDVIKLIGGINVGAEIPSRNADVSVERIINWNPDIIFIWGSAGYDETWIYNNSQWKFIKAVRERKVYKLPHWSTWSPRLAPIVLYMAIKTYPEVFGDVNFEKMVDEFYQKVFGLSFKEVRKYEKL; from the coding sequence ATGGTTTGCAGAACTTACTTTAAAATTCTAATTTTAATTATATTTATATTTTGCTTAACTGAAGAAGGTTTTGCTAAAACCTTAAGTGTTACTGATGTTCTTGGGAGGAAAGTAACTGTTAAAGTTCCTGTTAAAAGGGCAGTTATAGCTATAACTCCTGAGCTTATTCCAGCTCTTGATATTTGGGATCAGGTTGCAGGAGTTTCAGACTGGGCAGAAAAAAGTTGTAGTGTTTATCAGGCCTTTGTCTTTAGTGGTTTAAAGGTAAGAAAGCCAACTGTTGGAACAGGGTCAAATTTAAATATAGAGGCCATTTTGAAATTAAATCCTGATGTGGTTATTACCTGGAGTTACAACACAAAGGTTATAGAGTTTCTTGAATCAAAAGGTGTAAAGGTTATAGCTATCTGGCCCGAAAGTATTGGCGAGCTTTATGAAGTTATTAGACTTCATGGGAAGCTCTTTGGAAAGGAAAATCAGGCAGAAAGGGTAATAGCTGAAATGGAGAAAATGCTAAACTTTATAAGTGAAAGAGCTAAACAAATTCAGACTAATAAGAGAAAGAAAGTTCTCCATCTTGGAGGAAAGCCCACAACTGTTTCTGGGAGAATCGGGATTACCAATGATGTTATAAAACTAATTGGGGGGATAAATGTAGGAGCCGAAATTCCCTCCAGAAATGCAGATGTCTCAGTTGAGAGGATTATTAATTGGAACCCGGATATAATTTTTATTTGGGGGTCTGCTGGCTATGATGAAACTTGGATTTATAACAATTCTCAGTGGAAATTTATAAAGGCGGTAAGAGAAAGAAAGGTTTACAAGCTTCCTCATTGGTCAACCTGGTCTCCAAGGCTTGCACCCATTGTTCTTTATATGGCAATAAAGACCTATCCTGAAGTTTTTGGTGATGTGAATTTTGAAAAAATGGTTGATGAATTCTACCAAAAGGTCTTTGGCCTTTCCTTTAAAGAGGTAAGAAAATATGAAAAGTTATAG
- a CDS encoding FecCD family ABC transporter permease, producing the protein MKSYRGLVIAISPILVGWVALFLGAYHISPFFVLKILVNEILHIYKVGDIPEKTIVWDIRLPRVIMAFFVGASLSSAGVTLQAIFRNPLVDPFILGISAGAAFGCAITIGFLEIFPIQFMAFVFALLAVLLAYFVARTQGEISRLPLVLSGVIVSAFFQALVSIVKFIVDPHRLQSIVYWLMGSFSLSDWQTVKWVLPGIILGIFPLLLMRWRLNVLSMGEEEAKMLGINVARERALFIVFSALAVAIATSACGIIGWVGLMVPHLIRMIVGPDHKVLLPLSLCGGGAFMIAADTLSRTITNFDIPVGIITALTGAPFFIYLMKRGGKEAWGK; encoded by the coding sequence ATGAAAAGTTATAGAGGATTAGTGATTGCTATTTCTCCTATTTTAGTAGGGTGGGTGGCGTTATTTTTAGGAGCCTATCACATAAGTCCTTTTTTTGTTTTAAAAATTCTTGTCAATGAAATTTTACATATTTATAAAGTTGGAGATATTCCAGAAAAAACTATTGTCTGGGATATAAGACTTCCAAGGGTTATTATGGCCTTTTTTGTTGGGGCAAGTCTTTCTTCTGCAGGAGTAACCTTACAGGCTATTTTTAGAAATCCCCTTGTTGACCCCTTTATTCTTGGGATTTCAGCAGGAGCTGCCTTTGGATGTGCCATAACTATAGGTTTTTTAGAAATATTTCCTATTCAGTTTATGGCTTTTGTCTTTGCTCTTTTAGCTGTTCTTCTTGCTTATTTTGTTGCAAGGACTCAGGGTGAGATAAGTAGACTTCCCCTTGTTCTTTCTGGAGTTATAGTTTCAGCCTTTTTCCAAGCTCTTGTTTCAATTGTTAAATTTATTGTTGATCCTCATAGACTTCAAAGTATTGTTTACTGGCTTATGGGAAGTTTTAGCCTTTCAGACTGGCAAACTGTGAAATGGGTTCTCCCTGGAATTATTCTTGGAATCTTTCCCCTTTTACTTATGCGCTGGAGGTTAAATGTGCTAAGTATGGGAGAGGAAGAGGCTAAAATGCTCGGTATCAATGTAGCAAGAGAAAGAGCTCTCTTTATTGTTTTTTCAGCCTTAGCAGTTGCAATAGCCACATCTGCTTGCGGAATAATTGGCTGGGTTGGGCTTATGGTTCCCCATCTTATAAGAATGATAGTAGGGCCAGACCACAAAGTGCTTTTACCACTTAGTCTGTGTGGAGGAGGAGCCTTTATGATTGCTGCAGATACTCTCTCAAGAACTATTACAAATTTTGATATTCCTGTAGGAATTATTACGGCTTTAACGGGTGCTCCCTTTTTTATCTATCTTATGAAAAGAGGTGGGAAAGAAGCTTGGGGAAAATAA
- a CDS encoding ABC transporter ATP-binding protein, translating into MLEVKNLTFKHKGENREILREIIFTASPKEIITILGPNGAGKSTLFKCISGIWNDYEGEIRFQGERVDKFSFERRAKFFAIVPQEHEPPFSYSVLDVVLTGRASYIGLFSSPKREDYEKAEEALELVGIKHLKDKAYTKISGGERQLTLIARALVQEAPVLLLDEPTSHLDFRNQVIVLNTVKKLAKEKNLTVIMTLHDPNLASLFSDKIVVLKKGKVFHNGCPSEVIKKEILEKVYEIPIETLNNEKLTFVYPNLEI; encoded by the coding sequence ATGCTTGAAGTAAAAAATTTAACCTTTAAACATAAGGGTGAAAATCGGGAAATCTTAAGGGAGATTATCTTTACTGCAAGCCCTAAGGAAATTATTACTATACTGGGACCTAATGGGGCTGGGAAATCAACCCTTTTTAAATGTATTTCTGGAATATGGAATGATTATGAGGGAGAAATTAGATTTCAGGGAGAGAGAGTAGATAAGTTTTCCTTTGAGAGGAGAGCTAAATTTTTTGCCATAGTTCCTCAAGAGCATGAGCCACCTTTTTCCTATTCAGTATTAGATGTGGTTCTTACAGGAAGAGCAAGTTATATAGGACTTTTTTCAAGCCCAAAAAGGGAGGATTATGAAAAGGCAGAGGAGGCTTTAGAGCTTGTGGGAATTAAACATCTGAAAGATAAAGCTTATACTAAAATTAGCGGTGGAGAGAGACAGCTTACTCTCATTGCCAGAGCTCTTGTTCAAGAGGCACCCGTTCTTCTTCTGGATGAACCCACAAGTCACTTAGACTTTAGAAATCAAGTCATAGTTCTAAACACAGTAAAAAAACTCGCTAAAGAAAAGAATCTCACAGTTATAATGACCCTCCATGATCCCAATCTTGCAAGCCTTTTTTCTGATAAAATTGTAGTTTTAAAAAAAGGAAAAGTATTTCACAATGGATGCCCTTCAGAAGTAATTAAAAAAGAAATACTTGAAAAAGTTTATGAAATACCAATAGAAACTTTAAATAATGAAAAATTAACTTTTGTATATCCAAATTTAGAAATATAA